A part of Gambusia affinis linkage group LG21, SWU_Gaff_1.0, whole genome shotgun sequence genomic DNA contains:
- the waca gene encoding WW domain-containing adapter protein with coiled-coil, whose protein sequence is MVMYARKQPRLGDGCDRRDSQPYQTLKYSSKSHPGGEHRHEKTRDPTEVTPPCKMLRRSDSPENKHTDGTGHSRAKALHTHRVRERDGGPSYSPQENSHNHTSLHSSNSHSNPSKTSDTPYEPGDDWSEHISSSGKKYYYNCRTEVSQWEKPKEWLEREQRQKEATKSAVVNSFPKDRDYRREAMQATAAPGFTGPKSTQVEKPSAALPSQSQSSSSGAGSVNPSSAPPGSSASTVPVSPVLQSSTPPILQDPNLLRQLLPALQTALQLNNASVDMAKINEVLTAAVTQASLQSMLHKILTAGPSAFNITTILSQAAQLSSQAQQSNQSPMSLTSDASSPRSYVSPRISTPQTNVGPLKSHLSAQPVISQPKVSTPAVKQPPHSQPTSQQSLSSEKPHSHDATTASPRTLQRQGSQRSPSPGPNHVGSGSNASNAASAPPGASAVRPSCSLTPTLATHFNENLIKHVQGWPAEHAEKQASRLREEAHSMGSICMSENCTELKNLRSLVRVCEIQATLREQRILFLRQQIKELEKLKNQNSFMV, encoded by the exons ATGGTAATGTATGCAAGGAAACAACCGAGACTCGGCGATGG GTGCGACCGAAGAGATTCTCAGCCCTATCAG ACTCTCAAATATTCATCCAAAAGCCATCCGGGAGGGGAACACCGCCACGAGAAGACGCGCGACCCCACAGAGGTCACCCCTCCCTGCAAAATGCTCAGGAGGTCCGACAGCCCGGAGAACAAACACACGGACGGCACGGGCCACAGCAGGGCGAAGGCCCTCCACACACACCGCGTCAGAGAACGGGACGGAG gaccCAGTTATTCTCCACAAGAAAATTCCCACAACCACACTTCCCTCCACAGCTCCAACTCGCATTCTAACCCCAGCAAGACATCAGACACA CCCTACGAGCCCGGCGACGACTGGTCGGAGCACATCAGCTCCTCCGGAAAGAAATACTACTACAACTGCAGGACGGAGGTGTCCCAGTGGGAGAAGCCCAAAGAGTGGCTGGAGAG GGAACAGAGGCAAAAGGAGGCGACAAAGAGCGCTGTTGTCAACAGCTTCCCCAAGGACAGGGACTACAGAAGGGAGGCCATGCAAGCCACGGCAGCCCCCGGCTTCACCGGACCCA AGTCGACTCAGGTGGAGAAGCCCTCAGCGGCTCTTCCCAGCCAGTCGCAGTCGTCCTCCTCGGGTGCAGGGAGCGTGAACCCTTCGTCGGCGCCACCGGGCTCGTCAGCGTCCACCGTGCCCGTCTCCCCAGTCCTGCAGTCCTCCACACCCCCCATCCTCCAGGACCCCAACCTTCTCCGCCAGCTTCTCCCAGCGCTTCAGACGGCCCTGCAGCTCAACAACGCCAGCGTGGACATGGCAAAAATCAACGAGG ttctcacagctgctgtcacacaAGCTTCATTACAGTCGATGCTCCACAAGATCCTCACAGCTGGACCGTCGGCTTTCAACATCACTACTATCCTCTCCCAAGCTGCTCAGCTCTCCAGCCAAG CTCAACAATCAAATCAGTCACCGATGTCTTTAACGTCAGACGCCTCATCGCCGAGATCCTACGTGTCGCCCAGGATCAGCACGCCGCAGACGAACGTCGGCCCTTTAAAGTCTCACCTCAGTGCACAGCCCGTCATCTCACAACCCAAA GTGAGCACGCCAGCGGTGAAGCAGCCGCCTCATTCCCAGCCCACATCTCAGCAGTCGCTGTCCAGCGAGAAGCCGCACAGTCACGACGCCACCACGGCCTCCCCACGCACACTTCAGCGCCAAGG CAGTCAGAGGAGTCCCTCTCCCGGACCCAACCACGTCGGCTCCGGCAGCAACGCCTCCAACGCGGCCTCGGCTCCCCCCGGCGCCTCGGCGGTGCGGCCCTCCTGCTCCCTGACCCCCACGCTGGCCACCCACTTTAATGAGAACCTCATCAAGCACGTGCAGGGGTGGCCTGCAGAACATGCAGAGAAGCAG GCGTCCAGGCTACGGGAAGAGGCCCACAGCATGGGCAGCATCTGCATGTCCGAGAATTGCACTGAGCTCAAGAATCTGCGCTCGCTGGTCAGAGTCTGTGAAATCCAAGCTACGCTGCGGGAGCAGAG GATATTGTTTTTGAGACAGCAAATCAAAGAACTTGAAAAGTTGAAGAATCAAAATTCCTTCATGGTCTGA